The Methanoculleus thermophilus genome includes a window with the following:
- a CDS encoding AAA family ATPase, which translates to MLLNKLRMRNFKRFRDQEITFQDGITGIIGNNGTGKSSIVSAILFALYGLQGTGLDGNYIVSSFAGPQDVCEVRLDFLVGGNEYAVVRRFKRRPSSTLHEAYLFLNQKLLASSVQKVGEEVHRIVGMGPGDFRNTIYAGQKELLTLLESRAGSRKDWFMQVLGIDYLKKDSMEELKQIIDAREGTLLEFTGRLQELDAASIRDRLEELRAELARAEDELKRISAGEQSAAEMLERARKERDRLLSVRDRYLHLAREREVLEAEIARLRTECQEGEAEIAQRQRLQDELRDLDLLAGRYESLKAELAQMAENRATVDRLRHEVETVEEQIREYTERFAKIEAELAVLKKDEDAVAGLSGDIAALQSLHNRISAMKALQPEYDSLREELARLDERFAQIEQRVLENRKEIERIEGKVQHLRALEAEVRDLDALRAREEIFLSAAEYARQREWCLQEACAASEEMNQLETEIAGVSRQLAGMGAIEEQIESAESKKEYLTSRISVCAERQETIREEIRRLAEHRAEIITAGPEGSCPMCHQSLGEHYEELVDDLAAASELKQKTLADLEHEYARAVAEREALIAGLQNLYQQRTAYQRLKEQHALYSSRYEQTAAVLQRRKTEAEKYSAAIRALGMDEYDPEAHNALKERIRDLTGKRAEADTLRGECSRLPALQKERQQLIADVEDYLARKEEAEAKIARLGFDPGVLQDLEAQAQALEASYRAYAQMQARLLQKPALEEEHAVVLAKIDGLCKKRESAMDELARLSFDPERFAALGEECNRAEAAFQRAFELRVRLEGLSRLSQALDAKRSLLESREAEL; encoded by the coding sequence ATGCTGCTGAATAAACTCCGGATGCGGAACTTCAAGCGGTTCCGCGACCAGGAGATCACCTTCCAGGACGGCATCACGGGTATCATCGGGAACAACGGGACCGGCAAGAGCAGCATCGTGAGTGCTATTCTCTTTGCTCTCTACGGGCTTCAGGGGACGGGGCTAGATGGGAACTACATCGTCAGTTCCTTTGCGGGCCCGCAGGATGTCTGCGAGGTCCGCCTGGACTTCCTGGTCGGTGGCAACGAGTATGCCGTCGTTCGCAGGTTCAAGCGGCGCCCCTCCTCGACCCTCCACGAGGCGTACCTCTTCCTGAACCAGAAACTGCTTGCAAGCAGCGTCCAAAAAGTTGGAGAAGAAGTGCACCGGATCGTCGGCATGGGGCCGGGTGACTTCCGAAACACCATCTACGCCGGACAGAAGGAACTCCTCACCCTGCTCGAGAGCCGGGCCGGATCCCGGAAGGATTGGTTCATGCAGGTGCTGGGCATCGATTACCTCAAGAAAGACAGCATGGAGGAGTTAAAACAGATCATCGATGCCCGGGAAGGAACTCTTTTGGAGTTCACGGGAAGACTCCAGGAACTCGATGCCGCCTCGATTCGCGACCGACTTGAGGAACTTCGCGCCGAACTTGCCCGGGCGGAGGACGAACTGAAGCGGATCAGTGCCGGCGAGCAGAGCGCTGCAGAGATGCTTGAGCGCGCCCGTAAAGAGCGCGATCGGCTTCTCTCCGTGCGCGACCGCTACCTGCACCTCGCGCGGGAGAGGGAGGTGCTTGAGGCAGAGATCGCGCGGCTCCGCACCGAGTGCCAGGAGGGAGAGGCAGAGATCGCACAGCGGCAGCGGTTGCAGGACGAACTTAGAGATCTCGATCTCCTTGCCGGGCGTTACGAATCCTTAAAGGCAGAGCTCGCCCAAATGGCCGAGAATAGGGCAACCGTGGACCGCCTGAGGCACGAGGTGGAGACCGTTGAGGAGCAGATCCGGGAGTATACTGAACGCTTCGCAAAGATTGAAGCCGAACTCGCCGTACTGAAAAAAGATGAGGACGCGGTTGCTGGGCTTTCCGGTGATATTGCAGCGCTGCAGTCGCTTCATAATCGTATCTCGGCGATGAAGGCTCTCCAACCCGAATACGACAGTCTTCGTGAGGAACTTGCTCGCCTCGATGAGCGGTTTGCCCAGATAGAGCAGCGGGTCCTGGAGAACCGAAAGGAGATAGAGCGGATTGAAGGGAAGGTCCAGCATCTCCGTGCGCTGGAGGCCGAGGTCCGTGACCTCGATGCTCTCCGGGCCCGTGAAGAGATCTTTCTCTCGGCGGCGGAGTATGCCCGGCAGAGAGAGTGGTGCCTGCAGGAAGCTTGCGCCGCCTCCGAAGAGATGAATCAACTCGAGACCGAGATCGCCGGAGTTTCCCGGCAACTCGCCGGGATGGGTGCGATTGAGGAGCAGATTGAGTCTGCAGAGAGCAAAAAAGAGTACCTGACTTCACGGATCAGCGTGTGCGCCGAACGCCAGGAGACGATCCGCGAGGAGATCCGGCGGCTGGCGGAGCACCGGGCCGAGATCATCACCGCAGGCCCGGAAGGGTCCTGCCCCATGTGCCACCAGAGCCTCGGCGAGCATTATGAGGAACTGGTCGACGATCTTGCAGCCGCCAGTGAATTAAAACAGAAGACGCTTGCCGATCTCGAGCACGAGTATGCGAGGGCAGTCGCCGAGCGCGAGGCCCTCATCGCAGGCTTACAGAACCTTTACCAGCAACGTACGGCATACCAGCGCTTAAAGGAACAGCATGCGCTTTATTCCTCCCGATACGAGCAGACCGCAGCCGTCCTGCAACGGCGCAAGACCGAGGCTGAAAAGTACAGTGCCGCAATACGGGCGCTTGGTATGGATGAATACGATCCCGAGGCGCATAATGCCCTCAAAGAGCGGATCCGGGACCTGACCGGGAAGCGGGCGGAGGCTGATACGCTCCGGGGCGAGTGCAGCCGCCTTCCCGCCCTCCAGAAGGAGCGGCAGCAGCTCATCGCCGATGTCGAGGATTACCTGGCCCGTAAAGAGGAGGCCGAGGCGAAGATCGCACGGCTCGGGTTCGACCCAGGGGTCCTGCAAGACCTGGAAGCGCAGGCGCAGGCGCTTGAGGCGTCTTACCGTGCGTATGCGCAGATGCAGGCCCGACTTCTGCAAAAACCAGCGCTTGAGGAGGAGCACGCTGTCGTTCTTGCAAAGATTGACGGGCTTTGTAAGAAGCGGGAGAGTGCGATGGACGAACTTGCCCGCCTCTCTTTTGACCCGGAACGGTTTGCCGCACTTGGCGAAGAATGCAACCGTGCCGAAGCAGCATTCCAGAGAGCGTTTGAACTCCGTGTGCGCCTCGAAGGACTCTCGCGGCTCTCCCAGGCGCTGGATGCGAAGCGAAGCCTCCTTGAGAGCCGTGAGGCTGAACTG
- a CDS encoding metallophosphoesterase family protein, producing MKIVHVADTHLGLSAFNRVDPKTGMNLREQLIYDNFLAAIDRIIDLHPDALVHAGDLFHQVKPKTRAYTTALDALGRLRDAGIPVLMVAGNHSMAKTRYTASPFEVLERAGYRANDLYIAHHNRYRRVELDDVVFHLIPNMLLPEGYRAAFEEIEFSSGTDVLVTHGLASVLSDRRLRTVAEHELDATILSDRFDYIALGHFHDQVQVTDNAWYSGSLEYCNYGEISDTKGGLVVDLASGEVRHVDLPHTPMINLGRINCDGLSAREVVDGILDAVDRAGKGIYQAICQITLDGIRRETLRALDQKPLAEVRSRVLDLKLQALTIDDPSRILYEDSLVGLDYVAEFKHFVEMEHLAPGDEEFVKKTGTDVLRTVIARHKEGENAAE from the coding sequence ATGAAGATCGTTCATGTAGCAGACACACATCTCGGATTGTCGGCATTTAACCGGGTAGACCCCAAAACCGGGATGAACCTGCGCGAACAACTCATCTATGACAACTTCCTCGCCGCCATCGATCGAATCATCGACTTGCATCCCGATGCGCTCGTCCATGCCGGCGACCTCTTCCACCAGGTCAAGCCGAAAACCCGCGCCTACACAACGGCCCTCGATGCCCTTGGCCGTCTTAGAGATGCCGGGATACCGGTGCTCATGGTCGCGGGTAACCACAGCATGGCCAAGACCCGATATACGGCATCGCCGTTTGAGGTGCTCGAACGGGCAGGCTACCGCGCAAACGATCTCTACATCGCTCACCATAACCGCTATCGGCGGGTTGAACTCGATGACGTTGTCTTTCATCTGATCCCGAATATGCTTCTCCCTGAGGGGTACCGGGCAGCGTTTGAGGAGATAGAGTTCTCCTCCGGCACAGACGTGCTCGTCACTCATGGTCTTGCAAGCGTTCTCTCGGATCGAAGGCTCCGCACCGTTGCCGAACACGAACTGGATGCGACGATCCTCTCCGACCGGTTCGACTACATCGCGCTCGGCCACTTCCACGATCAGGTACAGGTCACCGATAATGCCTGGTACAGCGGGTCGCTTGAATACTGTAATTACGGTGAGATATCGGATACCAAGGGTGGCCTCGTCGTGGATCTGGCCTCGGGGGAGGTCCGGCATGTCGACCTCCCGCACACCCCCATGATCAACCTCGGCCGTATCAACTGCGACGGTCTCTCTGCCCGGGAGGTCGTGGATGGAATCCTTGACGCAGTTGATAGAGCCGGGAAGGGGATCTACCAGGCGATCTGCCAGATCACGCTTGATGGGATCCGGCGCGAGACACTCCGCGCACTTGACCAGAAGCCCCTCGCGGAGGTCAGGAGCCGGGTGCTCGACCTCAAACTGCAGGCCCTCACCATCGACGATCCATCCCGGATACTTTACGAAGACTCGCTTGTCGGCCTTGACTACGTCGCCGAGTTCAAGCACTTCGTGGAGATGGAGCACCTCGCCCCCGGCGATGAAGAGTTCGTGAAGAAGACCGGGACAGATGTCCTCAGAACGGTCATCGCGCGCCACAAAGAGGGGGAGAATGCTGCTGAATAA